A genome region from Archaeoglobus fulgidus DSM 4304 includes the following:
- a CDS encoding thiamine pyrophosphate-dependent enzyme has product MILPGNASCQGCPISMAMRCLDEIENPVLVIPAGCSTVIAGLHPKSAMKCPVVHVPFASTHSVACGLSEAYKKLGVGATVVAWMGDGAADIGFAALSASATRKDDILTVVVDNEAYMNTGTQSSLSTFWKAKTTTSPKGKTEDRRNLALVMLAHKVDYVATASVGYIHDLRRKFRIAGKKDGFRFLHVHAPCPPGWRFPSEKTVEVARKAVMSGAWILWEYDGKLTLSPPSRKYADGSERIPLEEYLSQGRFQHLSREDIEEIERRIEEEWKLLLKFS; this is encoded by the coding sequence ATGATTCTGCCGGGAAACGCAAGCTGCCAGGGATGCCCCATATCGATGGCGATGCGCTGCTTAGACGAGATAGAGAATCCAGTTCTCGTAATTCCAGCCGGCTGCTCGACGGTGATTGCCGGCCTGCATCCAAAGTCCGCTATGAAATGCCCCGTAGTGCACGTTCCCTTCGCATCCACCCACTCCGTTGCATGCGGGCTCAGCGAGGCTTACAAGAAACTCGGAGTTGGTGCTACTGTTGTTGCCTGGATGGGGGATGGTGCTGCAGACATCGGCTTTGCTGCTCTAAGCGCTTCGGCAACGCGGAAGGATGATATTCTCACTGTTGTTGTTGACAATGAGGCGTACATGAACACCGGGACTCAGTCGAGCCTCAGCACCTTCTGGAAGGCGAAAACAACAACTTCCCCTAAAGGGAAAACTGAGGACAGGAGGAACCTCGCACTGGTGATGCTGGCTCACAAGGTCGACTATGTTGCTACAGCCTCGGTCGGCTACATTCACGATTTGAGGAGGAAGTTCAGGATTGCGGGTAAAAAGGATGGTTTCAGGTTTTTGCACGTCCACGCTCCTTGCCCTCCGGGCTGGAGATTTCCCAGCGAGAAGACGGTTGAGGTTGCGAGAAAAGCCGTGATGAGTGGAGCCTGGATTCTCTGGGAGTACGACGGTAAGCTTACTCTCTCCCCACCGAGCAGGAAGTACGCAGATGGGTCGGAAAGGATACCGCTGGAGGAGTACCTCAGTCAGGGTAGGTTTCAGCATCTGAGCAGAGAGGACATAGAGGAGATAGAGAGGAGGATAGAGGAGGAGTGGAAGCTGCTCCTCAAATTTTCCTGA
- the artA gene encoding archaeosortase A — protein MLAEVISAVSLIPMLVYVKTRSNFAGFLGWALFSAACLIKVPDYLSSADYYNTAVFFLAYVFFLYMAIKILTANSQTFVDVTAFSALAFVVYFPFAFTPLGDALIDCTAHLTASLANLLGYGVVKEGVNLYLNGRSVRIILACTAIESMALFTGATLGVRAEVSRKVKAFLISVPVIYVLNLFRNVFVTVSFAYSWFGENSFYIAHNVVSKIGSTLALIFIAYGVFKLLPELADLIYSLKDELVGGGR, from the coding sequence ATGCTGGCAGAGGTAATTTCAGCAGTCTCTCTAATTCCGATGCTGGTTTACGTTAAAACACGCAGCAACTTTGCTGGCTTCCTGGGGTGGGCTCTCTTCTCCGCAGCATGCCTCATCAAGGTCCCCGATTACTTGTCGTCTGCAGATTACTACAACACCGCCGTATTCTTTTTGGCCTACGTTTTTTTCCTTTACATGGCCATAAAAATTCTTACCGCAAATTCTCAGACTTTTGTTGACGTAACGGCCTTCTCGGCTCTTGCATTCGTCGTTTACTTTCCCTTCGCCTTCACACCTCTCGGCGATGCCTTAATTGACTGCACGGCGCACCTTACAGCTTCTCTTGCGAATCTGCTTGGTTACGGCGTTGTGAAGGAAGGGGTGAATTTGTATCTCAACGGCAGGAGTGTTAGGATAATTCTCGCCTGCACAGCCATCGAGAGCATGGCCCTTTTCACAGGAGCAACACTTGGTGTGAGAGCGGAGGTTTCAAGGAAGGTCAAGGCCTTTTTAATATCTGTTCCCGTGATATATGTCCTGAACCTCTTCAGAAACGTTTTCGTGACGGTTTCCTTCGCCTACAGCTGGTTTGGTGAGAACAGCTTCTACATAGCTCACAACGTTGTTTCGAAAATAGGCTCGACGCTGGCTCTCATTTTCATCGCCTACGGTGTTTTCAAGCTCCTTCCCGAACTGGCAGATTTAATATACTCTCTCAAGGACGAACTGGTGGGTGGTGGTAGATGA
- a CDS encoding thymidylate synthase — MILTKTPEEAKEMLVSKVIGGETCRSRFGDYRLSKPTMVVVEEPTSFGFEFDYDVCGEKYSERLSRCVESAAEKLRKSPHTRRASIPLWYPKDHLCRNPAAITEISFIFHEKLHLTAFLRSMECLSYFEHNFDFLVEALETICRKTGMEEGSIGMLIAVPHFYERDVERALSYSGKLRETYGYHELGTHLVEDYISSAWHSALETIYTNGKKKRTEWGDIFEGQKESLFVHRLFLEVEKPEENKLHDKAPFTEKYGIEYAHDYIMHAAKLDGEVRRSILKEGEEYTYAERARYCDRDDVKVDQLYKVIEKLKEDSCRRDCYVGISRPWDLLSDEPPCLRGYQFSKYGDELLGTFYMRSNDAYGAMHANMYAFALLTKYVAELTGFKSYRYNHFALDAHIYAEFFDAVREILYPESPSYLDKVSGKG; from the coding sequence ATGATTCTGACGAAGACTCCTGAGGAAGCAAAGGAAATGCTTGTATCCAAGGTTATTGGTGGGGAAACTTGCAGGTCGAGGTTTGGCGATTACAGACTGTCAAAGCCGACGATGGTTGTGGTTGAAGAACCAACCTCCTTCGGTTTCGAGTTCGATTACGACGTCTGCGGGGAGAAATACAGCGAAAGGTTGTCAAGGTGCGTAGAAAGTGCTGCTGAGAAGCTCAGAAAATCTCCCCACACGAGAAGAGCTTCCATACCGCTCTGGTATCCGAAAGACCATCTTTGCAGAAATCCCGCAGCTATTACTGAAATTTCGTTCATTTTTCACGAGAAGCTCCATCTTACGGCCTTCCTGAGGTCGATGGAGTGTTTGAGCTACTTTGAACACAACTTCGACTTCCTCGTTGAGGCTCTCGAAACGATATGCAGGAAAACCGGTATGGAGGAGGGGAGCATCGGGATGCTAATAGCAGTACCACACTTCTACGAGAGGGACGTTGAAAGGGCTCTATCCTATTCAGGTAAGTTGAGAGAAACCTACGGCTACCACGAGCTCGGAACGCATCTGGTGGAGGACTACATTTCCTCAGCGTGGCATTCGGCACTCGAAACAATATACACCAACGGAAAGAAAAAGAGAACCGAGTGGGGGGACATCTTCGAAGGGCAGAAGGAAAGCCTTTTCGTTCACAGGCTTTTTCTGGAAGTAGAGAAGCCAGAGGAAAACAAGCTTCACGACAAAGCACCTTTTACGGAGAAGTACGGGATTGAGTATGCACATGATTACATAATGCACGCCGCAAAGCTTGACGGTGAGGTCAGACGGAGCATTCTGAAAGAGGGTGAGGAGTACACCTACGCGGAGAGGGCGAGGTACTGCGATAGAGATGATGTTAAGGTTGACCAGCTGTACAAGGTTATTGAGAAGCTGAAAGAGGATTCGTGCAGGAGAGACTGCTACGTTGGAATTTCAAGGCCCTGGGATTTGCTGAGTGACGAACCACCTTGCCTTAGAGGCTATCAGTTTTCGAAGTACGGAGACGAATTGCTGGGAACCTTCTACATGAGGTCCAATGACGCCTACGGAGCCATGCACGCAAACATGTACGCCTTTGCCCTTCTAACCAAATACGTTGCAGAGCTGACAGGCTTTAAATCGTACAGGTACAACCACTTCGCCCTTGATGCGCACATATACGCTGAATTCTTCGATGCGGTGAGGGAGATTCTCTACCCTGAGTCTCCAAGCTACCTGGACAAAGTTTCAGGAAAGGGTTAA
- the pssA gene encoding CDP-diacylglycerol--serine O-phosphatidyltransferase, with protein sequence MRVFREVSLADSLSVLNALFGFTAVAYLLLYGIRVESYALFYLSTFSDGLDGFIAKKTEKSPFGKELDSLADSISFGVFPASLLVKYDANLFPFAALFLAFSILRLARFNVLNVEDFIGVPTLVSALAVTSLVRLDAGYGWAAVAAFLLSFLMVCDVRYPRVRDAFALLVVGFVLISAIFFAEMCYAILLLVGVYITLPIIGEGVRFWRERRLKRLLSKQE encoded by the coding sequence ATGAGAGTTTTCAGGGAAGTTAGCCTAGCCGACTCGCTTTCAGTCCTGAACGCTCTTTTCGGTTTTACTGCCGTCGCTTACCTTCTCCTATACGGGATAAGGGTCGAGTCCTACGCTCTGTTCTACCTTTCAACCTTCTCGGATGGGCTGGACGGCTTCATCGCGAAAAAGACCGAAAAAAGTCCTTTTGGGAAGGAGCTGGACTCTCTTGCCGACTCAATCTCATTTGGCGTTTTCCCCGCATCCCTTCTTGTGAAGTACGACGCGAACCTCTTCCCATTCGCGGCCCTATTTCTCGCATTCAGCATTCTCCGCCTTGCCAGATTCAACGTGCTCAACGTCGAGGATTTTATTGGCGTCCCCACTCTGGTGAGCGCCCTTGCTGTAACCTCGCTCGTAAGGCTGGATGCTGGATACGGCTGGGCTGCGGTTGCGGCTTTTCTGCTCTCCTTTCTGATGGTATGCGACGTGAGGTATCCGAGAGTCAGAGATGCGTTTGCGCTGCTGGTTGTTGGTTTCGTTCTGATTTCAGCCATTTTCTTCGCGGAAATGTGCTACGCGATACTTCTTTTAGTTGGGGTTTACATAACGCTGCCGATAATTGGTGAGGGGGTGAGATTCTGGAGAGAAAGGAGGTTGAAGAGGCTGCTTTCGAAGCAGGAATAA
- a CDS encoding pyruvate ferredoxin oxidoreductase, translating into MKKLLTSNEAIAEAVKLAKPDVIAAYPITPQSPIVEKLSEMVDSGELDSRFVRVESEHSAMGVVIGAATAGARVFTATSSHGLAYMYEMCWWAAGSRLPIVMALAARSIGAPWNIHGDHLDLMAMRDLGWIISVAENAQEAFDMTLNAFMLSEEVNIPVAVAIDGFTMSHTAEVVEVREVEIPPRKQAYRILPGMDVALNAVTFGEARMTARYDLAKDLENSAELIEKEYGGLVERYRLEDADYAVVVTGGLSGDVKDAVDMLREEGVKMGVLRLKFIRPFPKKAVKSLPSQVLVVDRANTDLRGTLSVEVAACGVENVNVVAGIGGRYPTVEELYSCLKRFADGKLSDVEWLI; encoded by the coding sequence ATGAAAAAGCTTCTGACCAGCAATGAGGCAATAGCTGAGGCAGTAAAGCTGGCAAAACCTGACGTTATTGCTGCTTACCCAATAACCCCTCAGTCACCAATCGTAGAGAAGCTTTCGGAGATGGTTGATAGCGGTGAACTCGACTCCAGATTTGTTAGGGTTGAGTCCGAGCACTCAGCGATGGGTGTGGTCATCGGAGCTGCAACAGCTGGAGCGAGGGTTTTCACAGCAACCTCAAGCCACGGCCTCGCCTACATGTACGAGATGTGCTGGTGGGCGGCTGGCTCAAGATTGCCAATAGTGATGGCTCTGGCAGCGAGGTCCATCGGTGCCCCCTGGAACATTCACGGAGACCACCTGGACTTGATGGCCATGCGAGACTTGGGGTGGATTATCAGCGTTGCGGAGAACGCCCAGGAAGCGTTTGACATGACCTTGAACGCCTTCATGCTGAGCGAGGAGGTGAACATCCCAGTTGCCGTTGCCATAGACGGGTTTACGATGAGTCACACCGCCGAGGTTGTTGAGGTGAGGGAGGTTGAAATCCCGCCGAGAAAGCAGGCCTACAGAATACTGCCGGGTATGGATGTGGCGTTGAATGCCGTTACGTTTGGTGAGGCAAGAATGACGGCACGTTACGACCTTGCAAAGGATCTGGAGAATTCTGCGGAGCTGATAGAAAAAGAATATGGAGGTTTGGTTGAGAGATACAGGCTGGAGGATGCCGATTACGCTGTGGTTGTGACGGGTGGGTTGAGCGGTGACGTGAAGGATGCTGTTGACATGCTTAGGGAAGAGGGGGTGAAGATGGGTGTTTTGAGGCTGAAATTCATCAGACCGTTCCCCAAGAAAGCCGTTAAAAGCCTCCCATCTCAAGTTCTCGTCGTTGACAGGGCAAATACAGACCTCAGAGGAACTCTCTCGGTAGAGGTTGCTGCTTGCGGTGTTGAGAACGTAAACGTTGTTGCGGGAATCGGGGGTAGGTATCCGACAGTTGAGGAGCTTTACTCCTGCCTGAAAAGATTTGCTGATGGTAAACTCTCGGATGTGGAGTGGTTGATATGA
- the tatA gene encoding twin-arginine translocase TatA/TatE family subunit codes for MMNLVYMQLFPGGQEWLLILLIIFVLFGASKLPEVARSLGRSMGEFKKAQKEAEMELRQFERELREGKYTKDEKRAKLEKIARDLGIDPEGKSDEELIEEINKALPKREKAEP; via the coding sequence ATGATGAACTTGGTGTACATGCAACTGTTTCCGGGCGGGCAGGAATGGTTGCTGATACTGCTGATAATATTTGTGCTGTTTGGAGCCAGCAAGCTGCCAGAAGTAGCCAGAAGTCTTGGAAGGAGCATGGGAGAGTTCAAGAAAGCTCAGAAAGAAGCGGAAATGGAGCTCAGGCAGTTTGAAAGGGAGCTGAGGGAAGGTAAATACACCAAAGACGAGAAAAGGGCGAAGCTTGAGAAAATAGCGAGGGACCTCGGAATAGACCCGGAGGGAAAGAGCGACGAGGAACTGATTGAGGAGATAAACAAAGCTCTTCCAAAGAGGGAAAAGGCAGAACCGTAA
- a CDS encoding DUF4386 domain-containing protein, with translation MTSGEKITLSNAATIAGSGLILMSVLAIIFLLNLKPTIYSIVGIFLIIILDVTVAVALYFLLRPVSKNISMLMSLFRIVYAAIFTTALYKIHDLTAFYSILDLGYIFFGIHLFLLGFLVYKSGYMPKWLGALIFIASTGYIIDPLLRFSGYAVEIGMYTFFGEVLFAFWLVIKGRKLSEVVSTP, from the coding sequence TTGACAAGCGGAGAAAAGATAACATTGTCCAATGCGGCAACGATTGCCGGTAGTGGACTTATATTGATGTCGGTGCTGGCAATCATTTTCCTCCTTAACCTAAAGCCAACTATCTACTCAATTGTCGGAATTTTCTTGATAATTATTCTTGACGTCACTGTTGCGGTTGCTCTATACTTCCTGCTGAGACCTGTGAGTAAAAACATCTCGATGCTGATGTCTCTGTTCCGAATCGTGTATGCAGCTATATTTACAACCGCCTTGTACAAGATCCATGATTTAACGGCATTTTACTCCATTCTGGATTTGGGATACATCTTTTTCGGAATCCACCTTTTCTTGTTGGGTTTTCTGGTTTACAAATCAGGGTATATGCCCAAGTGGCTTGGCGCTCTGATTTTTATTGCATCAACGGGATACATAATCGACCCCCTTCTCAGATTTTCCGGATATGCAGTTGAAATAGGGATGTACACTTTCTTTGGAGAGGTTCTGTTTGCTTTCTGGCTGGTGATAAAAGGTAGAAAACTATCGGAGGTGGTCAGCACTCCCTAA
- a CDS encoding SAM-dependent methyltransferase, with protein sequence MKDRQDYYYWKAKKEGYRSRAAYKLLQMNRTFKLIREGDLVLDLGATPGGWSQVAALLGARVVAVDINPMKPLENVTFIRGDITLPETLEKIREISPDYDVVMSDASPKISGKWTIDHLRSIDLARASFSIAKEVLKPGGNFVVKVFQGEEIQKFFNELKPHFRFKKFHSPQASRKRSAEVYFIGKRFRKI encoded by the coding sequence ATGAAGGACAGGCAGGATTACTACTACTGGAAGGCGAAGAAGGAAGGTTACAGGAGCAGGGCAGCATACAAGCTATTGCAGATGAACAGGACGTTCAAGCTCATCAGGGAGGGGGATTTGGTTCTTGACCTCGGAGCTACGCCGGGCGGCTGGAGTCAGGTTGCCGCTCTTTTGGGAGCGAGAGTCGTTGCGGTTGACATCAACCCCATGAAACCTCTCGAAAACGTAACTTTCATTCGAGGGGACATAACTCTCCCGGAGACTCTTGAGAAAATCAGGGAAATTTCTCCAGACTACGATGTCGTGATGAGCGACGCCTCACCGAAAATCAGCGGAAAGTGGACTATCGACCACCTGAGGTCTATCGACCTGGCAAGGGCGAGCTTCAGCATCGCAAAGGAGGTTCTCAAGCCCGGAGGTAATTTCGTCGTCAAGGTTTTTCAGGGTGAGGAGATTCAGAAATTTTTCAATGAGCTCAAGCCCCATTTTAGATTTAAAAAGTTCCACAGCCCTCAGGCATCAAGGAAAAGGAGCGCCGAAGTCTACTTCATCGGGAAAAGATTCAGGAAAATTTGA
- a CDS encoding archaetidylserine decarboxylase, whose amino-acid sequence MIERSGYGIIAASLLLSAVAYLLHPLISALFVGFALFTAYFFRDPERKIGEGVVSPADGRIDYLEGRRLEIFMSPFDCHINRAPWGGKVLSVKFIEGSTPPAFIRKSGVRTNEILIETEHGVFRVLQMAGIFARRIVSYVSEGDVVKKGQKIGMIRFGSRVVLEVPEGFRFVRGVGEKVKAGETVALRDESFQGS is encoded by the coding sequence ATGATAGAGCGAAGCGGCTACGGCATTATTGCAGCATCTCTGCTTTTATCGGCGGTTGCCTATTTACTGCACCCACTAATCTCTGCCCTCTTCGTGGGCTTTGCACTCTTTACAGCCTACTTTTTCAGAGACCCCGAGAGAAAAATAGGAGAGGGGGTTGTGTCGCCGGCAGATGGCAGGATAGATTACTTGGAGGGCAGGAGGCTGGAAATCTTCATGTCCCCCTTCGACTGCCACATTAACCGCGCTCCGTGGGGCGGAAAAGTTCTCTCGGTGAAGTTCATTGAGGGGAGCACACCTCCGGCTTTTATAAGAAAAAGCGGGGTCAGGACGAACGAAATACTGATTGAGACCGAACACGGTGTTTTCAGAGTTTTGCAGATGGCCGGCATCTTTGCAAGAAGAATTGTGAGCTACGTCAGTGAAGGGGATGTGGTAAAAAAAGGGCAGAAAATAGGGATGATCAGGTTCGGTTCGAGAGTTGTTCTGGAGGTGCCGGAGGGATTCAGGTTTGTCAGGGGCGTGGGCGAAAAGGTTAAAGCTGGTGAAACGGTTGCTTTAAGAGATGAGAGTTTTCAGGGAAGTTAG
- a CDS encoding dihydroneopterin aldolase family protein yields MLERKEVEEAAFEAGIKLGALFHQFIGAPVAERNAEILEKAIRSCVLLQPYVVDAEVRINRDKLKDVSAFGYTSLMPDMLFARVRVRVGKAEVSAVLEWDEELGYPLMRLER; encoded by the coding sequence ATTCTGGAGAGAAAGGAGGTTGAAGAGGCTGCTTTCGAAGCAGGAATAAAGCTTGGAGCGTTATTTCATCAATTCATTGGTGCCCCGGTCGCGGAAAGGAATGCGGAAATCCTTGAGAAGGCCATTCGGAGCTGTGTCCTTCTTCAGCCCTACGTGGTGGATGCGGAGGTCAGGATAAACAGGGATAAGCTTAAAGATGTATCGGCTTTCGGCTACACCTCCCTGATGCCGGACATGCTGTTCGCGCGGGTGAGGGTTAGGGTTGGCAAAGCTGAGGTCTCGGCTGTTCTGGAGTGGGATGAGGAGCTTGGCTATCCTCTCATGAGGCTTGAGCGCTGA
- a CDS encoding secondary thiamine-phosphate synthase enzyme YjbQ — protein sequence MELTLKTAKRVEIIDITDQVERCVESRDGLVLVYTPHTTTALVINEGERGLLEDILEFMEKLVPYGKGYKHDRLDSNADAHLKATLLGNSVVVPVESGKLALGTWQRILFLEFDGPRTRRVIVKAL from the coding sequence ATGGAGCTAACTCTGAAAACAGCTAAGAGGGTTGAGATTATCGACATAACTGACCAGGTTGAGAGGTGCGTTGAAAGTAGAGACGGATTGGTTTTGGTCTACACACCCCACACAACCACAGCCCTCGTAATAAACGAGGGGGAGAGGGGGCTTCTTGAAGACATTCTCGAGTTCATGGAGAAACTCGTGCCCTACGGGAAGGGATACAAGCACGATAGGTTAGACAGCAACGCTGATGCCCACCTCAAAGCCACGCTTCTCGGCAACTCCGTTGTGGTTCCTGTGGAGAGCGGAAAGCTTGCACTCGGAACGTGGCAGAGAATTTTATTTCTCGAATTCGACGGTCCAAGAACGAGAAGAGTGATTGTGAAGGCGCTATGA
- a CDS encoding Clp1/GlmU family protein yields the protein MRVEKGKTAIAKGRVRIKGEAEVCGASISEFFTEKFVPIYCLDDCEILVEGECRIVDGCTIPESWKKLAKRDWEVLFLYGGVDVGKSTLATYLANKLGGCYILDLDIGQSELLHPGAMGYGFARNCVNLSQAEYINGYFVGVISPMGKEVKCIRGVARLWGELKKLEGRKIVNTTGWVRGARALDYKLAKLEVINPDIVASFEDANLEDWNVFRVESGEVVERSREERAKIRMEKYRRELEGSKLVVVDKSRVSGRFFNGKNIVKDFIEDVLEVRVKEVRKGEDFLLILTEEKIEVDSSIIKSLKMLYEVEDVYVVAMEELEGLVVGVYRGSKYLGLGVVREFRGEEFVIETRHTDFDRIVLGEFGIAQGKEYMLRLP from the coding sequence ATGAGAGTTGAAAAGGGCAAAACCGCAATAGCGAAGGGGAGAGTAAGGATAAAGGGGGAGGCGGAGGTCTGCGGAGCCTCCATTTCCGAATTTTTCACAGAAAAGTTCGTTCCAATTTACTGCCTCGACGACTGCGAAATTTTGGTTGAAGGAGAGTGCAGAATAGTTGACGGCTGCACCATACCGGAATCATGGAAAAAGCTGGCTAAAAGGGATTGGGAGGTTCTTTTCCTCTACGGCGGAGTTGATGTCGGAAAGAGCACTCTTGCAACGTACCTGGCCAACAAGTTGGGAGGTTGCTACATCCTCGACCTGGACATCGGGCAGTCCGAGCTTCTCCATCCCGGAGCGATGGGGTACGGCTTTGCCAGAAACTGCGTGAACCTTTCGCAGGCGGAGTACATCAACGGCTACTTCGTCGGAGTGATTTCACCGATGGGAAAGGAGGTAAAGTGCATACGAGGTGTTGCAAGGCTATGGGGAGAGTTGAAGAAGCTTGAGGGCAGGAAGATAGTAAACACAACAGGCTGGGTGAGGGGGGCAAGAGCTCTGGACTACAAGCTCGCCAAGCTTGAGGTAATCAATCCGGATATCGTTGCCTCCTTTGAAGATGCAAATTTAGAGGACTGGAACGTATTCAGAGTCGAGAGCGGGGAAGTTGTGGAGAGAAGCAGGGAGGAGAGAGCAAAAATCAGGATGGAGAAGTACCGAAGGGAGCTTGAGGGCTCAAAGCTTGTGGTGGTTGACAAATCAAGGGTTTCGGGAAGGTTCTTCAACGGAAAAAACATAGTCAAGGACTTCATTGAGGACGTGCTCGAAGTTAGGGTTAAGGAGGTAAGGAAGGGTGAGGACTTCCTGCTCATACTAACTGAGGAGAAAATTGAGGTTGACAGCAGCATAATTAAATCGCTCAAGATGCTGTACGAGGTTGAGGACGTTTACGTTGTGGCGATGGAGGAGCTTGAAGGCCTCGTCGTTGGGGTTTACAGAGGAAGCAAGTATCTGGGACTGGGAGTCGTGAGGGAGTTCAGAGGAGAGGAGTTCGTAATTGAAACCAGGCACACCGACTTCGACAGAATTGTTTTAGGCGAGTTCGGAATCGCTCAAGGGAAGGAATATATGCTGAGACTTCCGTGA
- the pyrH gene encoding UMP kinase, with the protein MKVVLSLGGSVLSNESEKIREFAKTIESVAQQNQVFVVVGGGKLAREYIKRARELGASETFCDYIGIAATRLNAMLLISAIPSAAKKVPVDFMEAEELSKLYRVVVMGGTFPGHTTDATAALLAEFIKADVFINATNVDGVYSADPKSDTSAVKYDRLSPQQLVEIVSRSSAKAGTNVVIDLLAAKIIERSKIKTYVILGTPENIMKAVKGEAVGTVIA; encoded by the coding sequence ATGAAAGTCGTTCTGTCGCTCGGCGGCTCTGTCCTCTCCAATGAATCTGAAAAGATAAGAGAGTTCGCAAAAACGATAGAGAGCGTTGCCCAGCAAAATCAGGTATTCGTCGTTGTTGGTGGGGGCAAGCTGGCCAGAGAGTACATAAAGAGGGCAAGAGAACTTGGAGCGAGCGAGACCTTTTGCGACTACATCGGCATTGCTGCAACAAGGCTGAACGCCATGCTCCTTATATCAGCCATCCCTTCAGCAGCGAAAAAAGTCCCGGTAGATTTCATGGAGGCTGAAGAGCTGTCAAAGCTTTACAGGGTTGTTGTGATGGGCGGAACCTTCCCCGGCCATACCACCGATGCCACAGCAGCCCTTCTCGCCGAATTTATAAAAGCTGACGTGTTCATCAACGCCACGAACGTGGATGGCGTTTACTCTGCCGATCCAAAGTCTGACACAAGTGCAGTTAAGTACGACAGGCTCTCACCTCAGCAGCTTGTTGAGATCGTGAGCAGAAGCTCCGCCAAAGCGGGAACGAACGTCGTCATCGACTTGCTCGCTGCAAAAATAATAGAAAGAAGCAAGATTAAGACCTACGTCATCCTTGGCACGCCTGAAAACATAATGAAGGCTGTGAAAGGAGAAGCTGTGGGGACGGTTATAGCTTAA
- a CDS encoding 2-oxoacid:acceptor oxidoreductase family protein, whose amino-acid sequence MLLEISIYCRGGQGGVTAARILAATAMLQGYYSQSMPQFGPERRGAEVRAFLRISDERIRRKCPITYPDVVILFDLKLSFNGNPETVVVNCNGSSFTGHGNVFALDATEITRRYGLVNAGWPILGPAMAGTAAKALDLDPRCLLEAIRLELGDKADRSVKAAEEAYRVVECV is encoded by the coding sequence ATGCTTTTGGAAATATCAATATACTGCAGAGGAGGCCAGGGGGGCGTTACTGCGGCAAGGATTCTCGCAGCGACTGCAATGTTACAGGGTTACTACAGCCAATCAATGCCGCAGTTTGGCCCTGAAAGAAGGGGAGCGGAGGTAAGGGCTTTTTTAAGAATTTCTGACGAAAGAATAAGGAGAAAATGCCCGATTACTTACCCTGACGTTGTTATTCTTTTTGACTTAAAATTGAGCTTTAATGGTAATCCTGAAACCGTTGTGGTTAACTGCAACGGCTCCTCGTTCACAGGTCACGGAAACGTTTTCGCGCTCGATGCAACTGAGATAACCCGAAGGTACGGGCTTGTAAATGCTGGCTGGCCGATCCTAGGCCCGGCCATGGCGGGTACTGCAGCGAAAGCCCTGGACCTCGACCCCAGGTGCCTTCTGGAGGCAATAAGGCTCGAGCTGGGTGATAAGGCTGATAGAAGTGTGAAGGCCGCAGAGGAGGCCTACAGGGTGGTCGAATGCGTTTAG
- a CDS encoding 4Fe-4S binding protein, protein MRLDSLISKSTAGSAGETGSWRILRPVVDEKKCSGCKECFYYCPEGVIQVDVFARIDYRFCKGCGVCGEVCRQKAIVMVPEE, encoded by the coding sequence ATGCGTTTAGACTCGCTGATATCCAAGTCAACAGCTGGATCTGCCGGCGAAACGGGGAGCTGGAGAATCCTTAGGCCAGTTGTTGACGAGAAAAAGTGCTCAGGCTGTAAGGAATGCTTCTACTACTGCCCTGAAGGGGTAATTCAGGTGGATGTTTTTGCCAGAATCGACTACAGGTTCTGCAAGGGGTGTGGAGTTTGCGGGGAGGTATGCAGGCAGAAGGCGATTGTAATGGTGCCGGAGGAATGA